A genomic region of Lachnoclostridium edouardi contains the following coding sequences:
- a CDS encoding ABC transporter ATP-binding protein: MADIVLNGICKSYANRFQAVKDFNMEIKDKEFIIFVGPSSCGKSTTLRMIAGLEQISAGELYIDGKLVNHVEPKERDIAMVFQNYALYPHMTVYENMAFALKLRKLPKAVIDQKVKEAAGILGLEDLLRRKPKALSGGQRQRVAMGRAIVRNPKVFLMDEPLSNLDAKLRVQMRAEISKLHQRLGATMIYVTHDQTEAMTLGTRIVVMKDGIVQQIGTPKNLYDAPANLFVAGFIGSPRMNILEAVCLRSKEKEKRAELLFCGSRILLPEEKSEKLLKMYEEKSVVIGIRPEDLCEGRSENDMVMKAKVDVYELAGAEAYIYFTLGENEMVARVSPQTEVRVGDEINLYVNSRRIHLFDKETGLAI; encoded by the coding sequence ATTTATTATTTTTGTAGGGCCCTCCAGCTGCGGCAAATCCACTACATTGAGAATGATTGCAGGGCTGGAACAGATTTCTGCAGGGGAGCTGTACATAGACGGAAAGCTGGTAAATCATGTAGAGCCAAAAGAAAGGGATATTGCCATGGTGTTCCAGAACTACGCCTTGTATCCCCATATGACTGTATATGAAAATATGGCTTTTGCCCTAAAGCTAAGAAAGCTGCCTAAAGCAGTTATTGATCAAAAGGTAAAAGAAGCGGCAGGGATTTTAGGGCTGGAGGACTTACTTAGGAGGAAGCCTAAGGCCCTTTCCGGCGGTCAACGTCAAAGAGTGGCAATGGGTCGGGCTATTGTAAGAAATCCAAAAGTGTTTTTAATGGACGAGCCCTTATCTAATTTGGACGCCAAGCTAAGAGTCCAGATGAGAGCGGAAATTTCAAAGCTTCACCAAAGGCTGGGGGCTACTATGATTTATGTAACCCACGATCAGACAGAGGCTATGACTTTAGGCACCAGAATTGTAGTGATGAAGGATGGGATTGTACAGCAGATTGGTACGCCGAAAAATTTGTATGACGCGCCGGCTAATTTGTTTGTGGCAGGATTTATAGGTTCCCCCAGAATGAATATTTTGGAGGCAGTCTGCCTGAGAAGCAAAGAGAAGGAGAAGCGGGCGGAGCTGTTATTCTGCGGCAGCAGGATTTTACTTCCAGAGGAAAAATCTGAGAAGCTGCTTAAAATGTATGAAGAAAAGTCTGTAGTTATTGGTATCAGGCCGGAGGATTTATGTGAAGGCAGAAGTGAGAATGACATGGTAATGAAGGCAAAGGTAGATGTATATGAGCTGGCCGGGGCAGAGGCGTATATTTACTTTACCTTAGGAGAAAATGAAATGGTAGCCAGAGTCAGCCCTCAGACAGAAGTCAGAGTAGGGGATGAGATAAATTTATATGTGAACAGCAGGAGAATTCATTTATTTGATAAAGAAACAGGCTTAGCAATTTGA
- a CDS encoding F0F1 ATP synthase subunit A encodes MGDIATQITEELTCETAFTIPLLGGIPVAESVVVTWIIMAAMVILSMIFVRNLKVENAGRKQLALESSISFLNNFFTDILGESGKGYIPYLITVALYIGIANLIGLLGFKPPTKDLNVTAALAIMSIFLIEYSGFHKKGLKRWLKSFAEPLPIITPINILEIFIKPVSLCMRLFGNVIGSFVVMELIKMVLPVIFPIPFSMYFDIFDGLIQTYVFVFLTALFMKESLED; translated from the coding sequence ATGGGAGATATAGCGACACAAATTACAGAAGAGCTAACGTGTGAAACAGCTTTTACAATTCCTCTGCTGGGGGGAATCCCAGTAGCAGAATCCGTGGTAGTAACATGGATTATTATGGCAGCTATGGTAATACTGTCTATGATATTTGTAAGAAATCTGAAGGTAGAAAACGCAGGACGAAAACAGCTGGCTTTGGAATCTTCAATCAGTTTTTTAAATAATTTTTTTACTGATATTTTGGGAGAAAGCGGAAAGGGATATATTCCCTACCTGATAACAGTGGCCCTTTATATTGGCATAGCAAATTTAATAGGACTGTTGGGCTTTAAGCCGCCTACAAAGGACTTAAATGTGACGGCAGCTCTGGCCATTATGAGTATCTTTCTAATTGAATACTCAGGCTTTCACAAAAAGGGTTTAAAGCGGTGGCTGAAAAGCTTTGCCGAACCCCTTCCAATTATTACCCCAATTAACATATTGGAAATTTTTATTAAGCCAGTATCTCTTTGTATGCGGCTTTTTGGAAATGTAATCGGTTCCTTTGTTGTAATGGAGCTGATTAAAATGGTGCTGCCGGTAATTTTTCCAATTCCGTTCAGCATGTATTTTGATATTTTTGACGGTCTGATTCAGACTTATGTATTTGTATTTTTAACAGCTCTTTTTATGAAAGAGTCATTAGAGGATTAA
- the atpE gene encoding ATP synthase F0 subunit C, whose translation MLVAIGASIAVLTGAGAGIGIGLATSKAVDAIARQPEAEGKISKALLLGCALAEATAIYGFVIALLILFVR comes from the coding sequence ATGTTAGTAGCAATCGGAGCAAGTATCGCAGTTTTAACAGGAGCAGGAGCAGGAATCGGTATTGGTTTGGCAACATCAAAAGCAGTGGACGCAATTGCAAGACAGCCTGAGGCAGAGGGAAAAATCAGCAAGGCGCTGCTGTTAGGATGTGCGCTTGCAGAGGCAACAGCAATTTATGGTTTCGTTATCGCACTTTTGATTCTGTTTGTAAGATAA
- the atpF gene encoding F0F1 ATP synthase subunit B, producing MSKVLRLDVNLIFTIINLIVLYLLMKKFLIQPVNGIMEKRKAMIEEQMGRARDSENQAMKLKESYEKIISTAENESDKIIEAAKADAKLERERMLKEANNEAERILTTARNNAKADQEKTLEETRSQIAGLAVLAAEKLLSGGSSQKGNQMLYDQFLAQAGEANDTDGS from the coding sequence GTGAGTAAGGTGCTTCGTTTAGACGTGAACCTTATATTTACCATTATTAATCTGATTGTCCTTTATCTTTTAATGAAAAAATTTCTCATTCAGCCAGTAAACGGAATCATGGAAAAACGGAAGGCTATGATAGAAGAGCAGATGGGCAGGGCCAGAGACAGTGAAAATCAGGCCATGAAGCTGAAGGAATCCTATGAGAAAATAATCAGTACAGCTGAGAATGAGTCTGACAAAATTATTGAGGCAGCTAAGGCTGATGCGAAGCTTGAGAGAGAGCGTATGCTGAAAGAAGCAAACAATGAGGCAGAGCGGATTTTGACTACTGCCAGAAATAATGCAAAGGCAGACCAGGAAAAGACCTTGGAGGAAACCAGGTCTCAGATTGCCGGTCTGGCAGTTCTGGCCGCTGAAAAATTATTGTCAGGAGGAAGCAGTCAGAAGGGAAACCAGATGCTTTATGATCAATTTTTAGCACAGGCAGGTGAAGCTAATGACACAGATGGCAGTTAA
- the atpH gene encoding ATP synthase F1 subunit delta: MTQMAVNYGKALLCLGVEPEEMEQAAEIFEKVPQLFKILSHPMVPMGKKEAVINQVFSGKLGNFFKVLCKNQDLGQLKEIQKVYKECWNEKNHILTVKMTYAEPPKQEQLEGIKDFLCREFHTDDVDMQMEQDKRLLGGFTLRTGSSEIDWSLKGRILQLQQKLVGR, from the coding sequence ATGACACAGATGGCAGTTAATTATGGAAAGGCTTTGCTTTGTCTGGGAGTGGAGCCTGAGGAGATGGAGCAGGCTGCAGAAATATTTGAAAAAGTCCCCCAGCTTTTCAAAATTTTGTCTCATCCTATGGTTCCCATGGGAAAAAAGGAAGCAGTGATTAATCAGGTATTTTCTGGAAAGCTTGGGAATTTTTTTAAGGTTCTATGTAAGAATCAGGATTTAGGACAGCTGAAGGAAATACAAAAAGTATATAAAGAATGCTGGAACGAAAAGAACCATATTCTTACAGTAAAAATGACGTACGCAGAGCCTCCAAAACAGGAACAGCTGGAGGGCATAAAAGATTTTCTGTGCAGAGAATTTCATACAGATGATGTGGATATGCAGATGGAGCAGGATAAAAGACTGCTGGGAGGATTTACTCTCAGAACAGGAAGCAGTGAAATAGACTGGAGCCTGAAAGGCCGTATTCTGCAGCTGCAGCAGAAATTAGTTGGGAGGTAA
- the atpA gene encoding F0F1 ATP synthase subunit alpha, whose translation MGAINSEEIISILKEEIENYDMVTEAREMGNVIWTGDGIATVYGIDHAMYGEIVTFENGLKGMVQDIRRNEIGCLLFGGEAGIKEGTKVYRTGKKVGVPVGENFIGRVVNALGAPIDGKGEIEARDYRPVEEEAPGIIDRKSVSVPMETGILAIDSMFPIGRGQRELIIGDRQTGKTSIAVDTILNQKGKDVICVYVAIGQKASTVAKLVSTLEKYGAMDYTIVFSATASECAPLQYIVPYSGTAMAEYFMYQGKDVLIVYDDLSKHAVAYRALSLLLERSPGREAYPGDVFYLHSRLLERSSRLSDEKGGGSITALPIIETQAGDVSAYIPTNVISITDGQIFLESDLFFSGNRPAVNVGLSVSRVGGAAQTKAMKKASGSIRIDLAQYREMEVFTQFSSDLDASTKAQLQYGKCLMELLKQPLCHPLSLAHQVITLWTASHKIMMDVDISKVKEFQMNMLSYFDTKHPEIIKEIQEQKVLSDELGEKIVKAAEEFKQKSR comes from the coding sequence TTGGGAGCAATCAATTCAGAAGAAATAATTTCCATTCTGAAAGAAGAAATAGAAAATTATGATATGGTGACAGAAGCCAGAGAAATGGGAAATGTAATCTGGACAGGAGACGGGATTGCAACTGTTTATGGAATAGACCACGCAATGTACGGCGAGATTGTGACCTTTGAAAATGGTTTAAAGGGCATGGTCCAGGACATTAGAAGAAATGAAATCGGCTGTCTGTTGTTCGGCGGAGAGGCTGGGATTAAGGAAGGTACAAAGGTATACAGAACAGGAAAGAAAGTCGGAGTTCCAGTTGGAGAAAACTTTATTGGACGTGTAGTAAACGCTTTGGGAGCTCCAATTGACGGAAAAGGAGAAATCGAGGCCAGAGATTACCGCCCGGTGGAGGAGGAGGCCCCTGGAATTATTGACAGAAAATCAGTGTCAGTCCCTATGGAGACAGGAATTCTGGCTATAGATTCTATGTTTCCTATAGGAAGAGGACAAAGAGAGCTGATTATTGGAGACAGGCAGACAGGAAAAACCTCTATTGCAGTAGATACTATTTTAAATCAAAAGGGCAAGGATGTTATCTGTGTATATGTAGCCATTGGACAGAAGGCCTCTACTGTGGCAAAGCTAGTTTCCACTTTAGAAAAATACGGCGCTATGGATTACACCATTGTATTCAGCGCTACTGCCAGCGAATGCGCGCCTCTGCAGTATATTGTTCCTTATTCAGGAACAGCTATGGCAGAGTATTTTATGTATCAGGGGAAAGACGTACTGATTGTATATGACGATTTATCTAAGCACGCGGTGGCTTACCGTGCATTATCTTTATTATTGGAGCGTTCCCCAGGCCGTGAAGCTTATCCGGGAGACGTATTTTATCTGCATTCCAGACTTTTGGAAAGATCCAGCCGTTTAAGTGATGAAAAGGGCGGCGGTTCTATTACAGCCCTTCCTATTATTGAAACCCAGGCAGGAGATGTGTCCGCCTATATTCCCACTAATGTAATTTCTATTACTGACGGTCAGATTTTCTTGGAAAGCGATCTGTTCTTTTCCGGAAACAGGCCTGCAGTAAACGTAGGTCTTTCTGTATCCAGAGTAGGAGGAGCAGCCCAAACAAAGGCCATGAAAAAGGCCAGCGGAAGTATTCGTATTGATCTGGCACAGTATAGGGAGATGGAAGTATTTACCCAGTTCAGTTCAGACCTGGACGCTTCCACAAAGGCTCAGCTTCAGTACGGAAAATGCTTAATGGAGCTGTTAAAGCAACCACTTTGTCATCCACTAAGTCTTGCCCATCAGGTAATAACTTTGTGGACAGCGTCCCATAAAATTATGATGGATGTGGATATCTCCAAGGTAAAAGAATTCCAGATGAATATGTTATCATATTTTGATACAAAGCATCCTGAGATTATTAAGGAAATTCAGGAGCAAAAAGTGCTTTCTGATGAGTTGGGAGAAAAAATTGTAAAGGCAGCAGAAGAATTTAAGCAAAAAAGCAGGTGA
- the atpG gene encoding ATP synthase F1 subunit gamma — translation MANAKEIQNRMKSICDTMKITNAMYMISSSKLKRARKALADTEPYFYALQAGIGRILRHIPDIEHRYFDERLEKPKEERKKGYIVVSGDKGLAGSYNHNIFKLAEAKAAEGGHVELFILGEVGRQYFSKKNMEIDTSFRYTVQKPTMHRARMIAERMIENYLDGQLDEVSIIYTKMVNPVSMETEVQQLLPLHKAKFGDLKDLVEIHQEEIAFVPSAEELLNRIVPNYLSGIIYGCLVESYASEQNSRMTAMDSATNSAKEMLRDLSIQYNRVRQAAITQEITEIAAGAKAQKQKR, via the coding sequence ATGGCAAATGCAAAAGAAATCCAAAACCGCATGAAAAGTATTTGTGATACAATGAAAATCACAAATGCTATGTATATGATTTCATCTTCTAAGTTAAAGCGGGCTAGAAAAGCGCTTGCAGATACGGAGCCTTATTTCTATGCACTGCAGGCCGGAATAGGAAGAATTTTAAGACATATTCCTGATATAGAGCATAGATATTTTGATGAAAGGCTGGAAAAGCCTAAGGAAGAGAGAAAAAAAGGATATATTGTTGTATCGGGAGATAAAGGGCTGGCCGGCTCCTACAACCATAATATTTTTAAACTGGCAGAGGCTAAGGCGGCAGAGGGCGGCCATGTGGAGCTTTTTATCCTGGGAGAAGTGGGAAGACAATATTTCTCCAAAAAGAATATGGAAATAGACACCAGCTTCCGCTATACAGTTCAGAAGCCTACTATGCACAGAGCCAGAATGATAGCGGAAAGAATGATTGAAAATTATTTAGACGGACAGCTGGATGAAGTTTCTATTATATATACAAAAATGGTAAATCCTGTTTCTATGGAGACTGAAGTACAGCAGCTGCTTCCCCTTCATAAGGCAAAGTTTGGAGATCTGAAGGATCTTGTGGAAATTCATCAGGAGGAAATAGCTTTTGTACCGTCGGCAGAAGAGCTGTTAAACAGAATTGTGCCAAATTATTTAAGCGGTATTATATACGGCTGTTTGGTAGAATCCTATGCCAGTGAACAAAACTCCAGAATGACTGCTATGGATTCTGCCACAAACAGTGCAAAAGAAATGCTCAGAGACTTGTCCATTCAGTACAACAGAGTGCGGCAGGCAGCTATCACACAGGAAATTACGGAAATCGCGGCTGGAGCAAAGGCTCAAAAGCAGAAGCGGTAG
- the atpD gene encoding F0F1 ATP synthase subunit beta: MNKGKIVQVMGPVVDVEFDEKQELPSIKDALLMDNNGKTCVMEVSQHIGNHTVRCIMLSSSEGLHRDMEVTATGAGIQVPVGNKTLGRLFNVLGETIDGGEDLKNEPHWIIHRDPPSFEDQSPVVEVLETGIKVIDLLAPYAKGGKIGLFGGAGVGKTVLIQELIRNIATEHGGYSIFTGVGERSREGNDLWSEMKASGVLEKTALVFGQMNEPPGARMRVAETGLTMAEYFRDEEHQNVLLFIDNIFRFTQAGSEVSALLGRMPSAVGYQPTLATEMGELQERIASTKNGSVTSVQAVYVPADDLTDPAPATTFAHLDATTVLSRKIVEQGIYPAVDPLESSSRILEADVVGEEHYQVAGRVQEYLQKYKELQDIIAILGMEELSDEDKLVVSRARKIQRFLSQPFHVAEVFTSIPGKYVPLKETIRGFKMIVDGEMDQYPENAFFNVGTIDEVVEKAKASETADR; the protein is encoded by the coding sequence ATGAATAAAGGAAAAATAGTTCAGGTTATGGGACCTGTTGTAGATGTGGAATTTGACGAAAAGCAGGAGTTGCCGTCTATAAAGGATGCTCTTTTAATGGATAACAACGGAAAGACATGCGTCATGGAGGTTTCCCAGCATATTGGAAATCATACGGTGCGCTGTATTATGCTTTCTTCCAGTGAAGGGCTGCACAGAGACATGGAGGTAACTGCTACTGGGGCAGGAATACAGGTTCCTGTTGGAAATAAAACATTAGGACGTCTGTTTAACGTTTTAGGAGAGACTATTGACGGCGGAGAAGATTTAAAGAATGAACCTCATTGGATTATTCACAGAGACCCGCCTTCTTTTGAGGACCAAAGCCCTGTAGTGGAGGTTTTGGAAACAGGAATTAAGGTTATTGACTTGTTGGCTCCTTACGCAAAAGGCGGAAAGATTGGTCTGTTCGGCGGCGCAGGCGTGGGAAAAACAGTACTGATTCAGGAATTAATCAGAAACATAGCCACAGAGCACGGCGGATATTCTATTTTTACAGGAGTAGGAGAGCGTTCCAGGGAGGGAAACGACCTTTGGTCTGAAATGAAGGCCTCAGGCGTTCTGGAAAAGACAGCCTTAGTATTCGGCCAGATGAATGAGCCGCCGGGAGCTCGTATGCGTGTGGCTGAGACAGGTCTTACAATGGCAGAATATTTCAGGGATGAGGAGCACCAGAATGTGCTTTTGTTTATAGACAATATTTTCCGTTTTACTCAGGCAGGCTCTGAGGTGTCCGCTTTGCTTGGACGTATGCCGTCAGCGGTAGGGTATCAGCCTACATTGGCTACTGAAATGGGTGAGCTGCAGGAAAGAATTGCATCCACAAAAAATGGCTCAGTAACAAGTGTGCAGGCTGTTTATGTACCTGCAGACGATTTGACAGACCCGGCTCCGGCCACCACCTTTGCCCATCTGGATGCCACCACAGTACTTTCCAGAAAGATTGTGGAGCAGGGAATTTATCCGGCTGTAGATCCGCTGGAATCCTCCTCCCGTATTTTGGAAGCTGACGTTGTAGGGGAAGAGCATTACCAGGTAGCGGGAAGGGTGCAGGAATACCTTCAGAAATATAAAGAGCTTCAGGATATTATTGCTATTTTAGGTATGGAAGAGCTGTCAGATGAAGATAAGCTGGTAGTTTCCAGAGCCAGAAAAATTCAAAGGTTTTTATCTCAGCCTTTTCATGTGGCAGAGGTATTTACCAGTATCCCAGGCAAATATGTGCCTTTAAAGGAAACAATCAGAGGCTTTAAAATGATTGTAGACGGGGAAATGGACCAGTATCCGGAAAATGCATTTTTCAATGTAGGAACTATTGACGAGGTAGTAGAAAAGGCAAAAGCTTCTGAGACAGCAGACAGGTGA
- the atpC gene encoding ATP synthase F1 subunit epsilon, with amino-acid sequence MNTFGLSIIASDKDFYHGRGSSLVLPTLDGEFAILAHHSDMMIAVVPGEMRFVTEDGENHVVVVGGGFAQVINNRVTVLTASVEKPEEIDLKRAKEAEERAEEQLRQKQSMQEYYVSKASLARAMSRLKAGQKYNQG; translated from the coding sequence ATGAATACATTCGGTTTAAGTATTATAGCCAGTGACAAGGACTTTTACCACGGACGAGGAAGCAGCCTGGTGCTGCCTACCTTAGACGGAGAATTTGCTATTCTGGCCCACCATTCAGACATGATGATTGCAGTAGTTCCCGGTGAAATGAGATTTGTCACTGAGGACGGAGAAAATCACGTGGTGGTAGTGGGCGGTGGATTTGCCCAGGTGATTAATAATCGTGTAACAGTGCTGACAGCATCTGTGGAAAAGCCGGAGGAAATCGACTTAAAAAGGGCAAAAGAAGCAGAAGAGCGGGCAGAAGAACAGCTGCGCCAGAAGCAGAGTATGCAGGAGTACTACGTATCAAAAGCTTCTCTGGCCAGGGCGATGTCCAGACTGAAAGCAGGTCAGAAATATAATCAGGGATAA
- a CDS encoding MobA/MobL family protein, which produces MTNRYLERAGREERTDHRSNAARGLDEIPTIHEGVAAQRWSARALYLTAAN; this is translated from the coding sequence GTGACTAACCGTTATCTGGAACGCGCCGGTCGTGAGGAACGCACTGACCACCGCAGCAACGCCGCACGGGGGCTGGATGAGATACCTACTATCCATGAGGGTGTGGCAGCGCAGCGTTGGAGCGCAAGGGCATTATATCTGACCGCTGCGAACTGA
- a CDS encoding DUF4368 domain-containing protein, which yields MERKGIISDRCELNRQIKADNALLRELKAKIKKLAALVARTAPAIAEGLEKLRSRVLIFCYQLSHIRSGKSHIQKSLAVWKPELERYTGLVQQIKEKSKERRVLVAEKKELPVYRVKRHKALTVRIAELTEDLEELRSEKEMLLRQLQYPEDVTAEVFKKQIRTLEDGLKKLEASEAKYAAELDNALKQYAELQEQAAEFDPIELYEARQEIRSYHERNAAWCIQDAYGDQYDTPTLVNSLIERIEVHNNDKSSGHCYVKVDIYFTAVGMIDIPTEQEILAMMEEIRVNPQEFRFVA from the coding sequence TTGGAGCGCAAGGGCATTATATCTGACCGCTGCGAACTGAACCGGCAGATCAAGGCCGACAATGCGCTGCTGCGGGAGTTGAAAGCCAAAATCAAAAAGTTGGCCGCACTGGTTGCCCGTACTGCTCCCGCCATTGCGGAGGGATTGGAAAAACTGCGTAGCCGTGTGCTGATCTTCTGCTATCAGCTCTCTCATATTCGCAGCGGGAAATCTCATATTCAGAAATCTCTCGCTGTATGGAAACCGGAGCTGGAGCGTTACACCGGCCTGGTGCAGCAAATCAAGGAAAAGAGCAAGGAGCGCAGGGTGCTTGTCGCTGAGAAAAAGGAATTGCCAGTATACCGTGTGAAGCGTCACAAAGCGCTGACTGTCCGCATTGCCGAGCTGACGGAAGATTTAGAGGAACTGCGTTCGGAAAAGGAAATGTTGCTCCGACAACTCCAATACCCCGAAGATGTGACAGCTGAGGTATTCAAAAAACAAATCCGCACTTTGGAGGACGGACTGAAAAAGTTGGAGGCCAGCGAAGCCAAGTACGCCGCTGAACTGGACAATGCTCTGAAACAGTACGCCGAGCTGCAAGAGCAGGCGGCTGAATTTGACCCCATTGAACTTTACGAAGCAAGACAGGAAATTCGTTCTTATCACGAGCGAAATGCCGCATGGTGCATACAGGATGCCTACGGTGATCAATATGATACACCAACTCTTGTAAATTCCCTTATAGAGCGTATCGAAGTCCACAATAACGACAAGTCAAGCGGTCATTGTTATGTAAAAGTTGATATTTACTTTACAGCAGTGGGAATGATTGATATTCCGACTGAGCAGGAAATCCTTGCTATGATGGAAGAAATACGGGTAAATCCGCAGGAATTCCGTTTCGTAGCATAA
- the spoVAE gene encoding stage V sporulation protein AE: MEYLNAFLCGGLLCAIGQIFIDKTQLTPARILTGYVVTGVLLGAVGIYEPIVKWGGAGATVPLTGFGYNLAKGVKKAVGKQGWLGIFTGGLTATAGGIAAAVLFGVLAAILFRPGDKR; the protein is encoded by the coding sequence ATGGAATATCTCAACGCATTTCTCTGCGGCGGGCTGCTGTGCGCCATTGGGCAGATTTTCATTGACAAAACCCAGCTGACTCCTGCCCGTATTCTAACGGGCTATGTAGTGACCGGTGTGCTGCTGGGCGCAGTGGGAATCTATGAACCCATTGTCAAATGGGGCGGCGCAGGCGCCACTGTTCCACTCACCGGCTTTGGCTATAACCTGGCTAAGGGCGTGAAAAAAGCAGTTGGCAAGCAGGGCTGGCTGGGAATTTTTACCGGCGGACTTACTGCCACTGCCGGCGGCATTGCAGCTGCTGTACTTTTCGGTGTGCTGGCCGCCATTCTATTCCGTCCCGGCGACAAGCGATAA
- the spoVAD gene encoding stage V sporulation protein AD, whose amino-acid sequence MKNKHIGPQTVALAAPPSVVAFSNIGGKMESQGPLASYFDELCQDSFFGQKTWEKAESTMQEKVLNRALKKAGMDASQLDYVLAGDLLNQCIGSSFSLRSFGIPFYGLYGACSTMGESLALGAMLIDGGFASFVAAMTSSHFCTAERQYRMPVPYGSQRSPTAQWTATASGCTILGHQGDGPYITHVTCGKIVDMGITDGNNMGAAMAPAAHDTLKAHFQATHTSPQDYDLVVTGDLGALGSEILMDLFRKDGIDMTRNYQDCGMLLFDLQAQDMHAGASGCGCSASVLNGYLLRGMREKRWQRLLFCPTGALLSPTSSFQGESVPGICHAVTFSTER is encoded by the coding sequence ATGAAGAATAAACACATCGGCCCCCAGACTGTCGCCCTGGCCGCACCACCCTCTGTGGTGGCTTTTTCCAACATCGGCGGCAAAATGGAGAGCCAGGGGCCGCTGGCCTCTTACTTTGACGAACTGTGCCAGGACTCCTTTTTTGGCCAGAAGACCTGGGAAAAGGCAGAATCCACCATGCAGGAAAAAGTGCTCAATCGGGCGCTGAAGAAGGCGGGTATGGATGCCAGCCAGCTGGACTATGTACTGGCAGGAGATCTGCTGAACCAGTGCATCGGTTCCTCCTTCAGTCTGCGCTCTTTTGGTATTCCCTTCTACGGCCTCTACGGCGCCTGCTCCACCATGGGGGAGAGCCTGGCCCTTGGCGCCATGCTCATTGACGGCGGCTTCGCCTCCTTTGTAGCGGCCATGACCTCCTCCCATTTCTGTACCGCCGAGCGCCAGTATCGTATGCCCGTACCCTATGGCAGTCAGCGCTCCCCTACCGCCCAGTGGACAGCCACAGCCTCCGGTTGCACCATCCTGGGGCACCAGGGTGACGGCCCCTATATCACCCACGTGACCTGCGGCAAAATTGTGGATATGGGCATCACTGACGGCAATAACATGGGCGCCGCTATGGCTCCCGCCGCCCATGACACGCTGAAAGCTCACTTCCAGGCTACCCACACCTCGCCTCAGGACTACGATCTGGTGGTCACCGGTGACCTGGGTGCTCTGGGCTCAGAGATTCTCATGGATTTGTTCCGGAAGGACGGTATTGATATGACGCGCAATTATCAGGACTGCGGTATGCTTCTTTTCGACTTGCAGGCACAGGATATGCATGCCGGTGCCAGTGGCTGCGGCTGCTCCGCCTCCGTCCTCAACGGCTATCTGCTGCGGGGCATGCGTGAGAAACGATGGCAGCGGCTTTTGTTCTGTCCCACCGGTGCGCTGCTGTCCCCTACCTCTTCCTTTCAGGGTGAGAGTGTACCCGGCATCTGCCATGCGGTCACCTTCTCCACAGAACGGTGA
- a CDS encoding DUF3793 family protein, which translates to MEAHLVRYGAPTLVGLKSGSLFRLPLTDMPLAPVLLEENRRLRPKGLTLTAVRRESRAALVLLYRRRVLERELRCPEAMSLLTLLGYPKGGVDLCLEELLRRLAPGRGFPHEIGLFLGYPPEDVAGFLQNSGRGSRYVGCWKVYGDVEAACRRFSQIRQCTELCWSQYCQGMRPEQMARP; encoded by the coding sequence ATGGAAGCTCATCTGGTGCGTTACGGTGCACCCACGCTGGTGGGGCTGAAAAGCGGCAGCCTGTTCCGGTTGCCCTTAACCGATATGCCGCTGGCGCCTGTGCTGCTTGAGGAAAACCGACGGCTTCGCCCGAAGGGGCTGACACTGACGGCGGTGCGTCGGGAAAGCAGAGCTGCTCTTGTGCTGCTCTACCGTCGCCGGGTGCTGGAGAGGGAGCTGCGTTGTCCGGAGGCGATGTCCTTGCTGACGTTGCTGGGTTATCCAAAGGGCGGTGTGGATCTCTGTTTGGAAGAATTGCTGCGCCGGCTGGCTCCGGGACGGGGCTTTCCCCATGAGATCGGTCTGTTTCTGGGCTATCCGCCGGAAGATGTGGCGGGATTTCTCCAAAATAGCGGGCGGGGCAGCCGGTATGTGGGCTGCTGGAAAGTGTACGGTGATGTGGAGGCAGCCTGCCGACGATTTTCCCAGATTCGTCAGTGTACAGAACTGTGCTGGAGCCAGTACTGCCAAGGGATGAGGCCGGAGCAAATGGCCCGGCCTTGA